TGATGACAATATTTTCTCCGTTGATCCGGGAAATAATGGTTTTCAAACGTTCGTGTTCCGTACTTTCCAGAGCAATGATAATTTCTTCGATGCGGTTATCTGCAATGATTTTTTCGAGTTGGTCAACATGGCCCAGGTAAGGCATTTTGTTTTCCAGCAGTTTGTCGATGCCGTTCAGGTTCACGAACCCCACAAATTGATTTCCGCCTCCTTTTTCGATTCCTTCTATTTCCTGGTAAATGGCCACTGCTTTTTCGGATCCTCCGATCAATAAAGTTTTAAATCCGTCTTTGCGCAAATGAATTCTTCTTACGAGAATACTGGTGATCACCAATCGGGAGAAAAAAGTAAATCCGAAGTGAAGCAGGGTCAATGTTAAAAGGGAACGGTAGTAATTCACGTACGTATTTACGTCATCGTCCAATAACAGCACAAAAAACAAGACGATTGACCCGAAAATGGTTGCAAAAGCTGTGTAGGAAAGGATTTTTAAGCGATACAATCTTCTTACATCCTGGTACGTTCCCTGAAGTGCGTAAAACAGGAGCCAAAGTGCCGGAATGATTAGTATTCCGTAGTAAAAAGTTTGATTGAAAGAGAATTGTTCGTGCTCAATATTTGTTTTGCGGTAATAATAAAATAACGCCCACGATAACGCCGCCGTCAGGAAATCACTCGCAATAAATAAACCTCTGAACAATTTTTGCATTCTAACTGATAATTCTAGAAGTGTACCACTTTAATGTTATCGATAGAAACCTCACCCGAACTTAATCCTGCATCCAAATGCATTCTCAGATATTGGCGATACTTAATTCCGTTGGGAGTATTGGAAACCACATCTTTCAAATCAATGTAGATCTTTTTCCATTGCAGGTTGTCGGGACTTTGCTTGTTTGCCGTATAACCACCATGATCTACGGTATTACCGCTGACTTGTCTTTCGATCATTCCTGTCAAAATAGAACTGGTGTTTTTGTAGTCGAATTCCAGGTAAACCTCAGCACCGCTCTTGGGTAAAGTGAGTTCAGGCAATAAACCGATCCACAAAGAATCCGTTGTATTCAGGGAAAGATACCCGTAATTACCCCAGGGACCATTGGTAGGAATCTGGAGATTCAAATTCGGGCTGGAATTAACGGTTTCTTTTTCAAGGGTCAGGGAAGAGCTTTCGAAATCTTCGATATCAAAATGGGTGTTCGCTTCGTAGCTGGTAACCGGGTTGAAAGTGTAAGT
The window above is part of the Fluviicola sp. genome. Proteins encoded here:
- a CDS encoding sugar transferase, whose product is MQKLFRGLFIASDFLTAALSWALFYYYRKTNIEHEQFSFNQTFYYGILIIPALWLLFYALQGTYQDVRRLYRLKILSYTAFATIFGSIVLFFVLLLDDDVNTYVNYYRSLLTLTLLHFGFTFFSRLVITSILVRRIHLRKDGFKTLLIGGSEKAVAIYQEIEGIEKGGGNQFVGFVNLNGIDKLLENKMPYLGHVDQLEKIIADNRIEEIIIALESTEHERLKTIISRINGENIVIKVLPDMYDILSGSVKLNNIFGALLMEVNAEVMPYWQRVAKRLFDIVFSIIAIILLIPVYIFLTIAVRLSSPGPILFFQERIGLNGKPFKIIKFRTMYTDAEKLGPQLSSTDDPRITPIGKFMRKARLDEFPQFFNVLKGDMSLVGPRPERQFFIDQIKVREPQFLELTKVRPGITSWGQVKYGYAENVDQMIQRMKFDLLYLRNRSIALDLKILMHTVLIIVKAKGK